The sequence below is a genomic window from Sulfurihydrogenibium subterraneum DSM 15120.
TAAACTTGAAGATTTTAAAGAAATTAAAATAGGTTCGTGGGAAGAGCTTGTAAGTGGAAGAGATATAGCTATCTTGGCAGTAGGTAAATACGTTTACAGGGCTTTAGAAGTTAAAAAGAATCTAAAACTAAAAGGCTTCAACCCAACAGTTATAAACGCACGATTTATAAAACCAATGGATGAAGAACTCTTAAAAAGAATTTTAAAAACTCACGAGTTTATCATAACGATGGAAGATGGTGTTTTAAACGGTGGGTTTGGTTCTGCTATTGCAGAATACATACTTGATAAAAGTTTTTCAAATAAACTCCTTAGATTTGGTATTCCAGACAGATTTATAGAACATGGAAAAGTAGAAATATTAGAAAAAGACCTTGGACTTGACGTTTCCTCTATGACAGAGAGAATATCTGAGTTTATAGTGAAAAAACAGCCTGCTTTAAATACAGCTTAATGATTAAACTTTATAGTAACGATAGCCCACTGAAGCTCCGTTGATGAGATTTTGTTAAACTTCCATCTTTTCATATAAGATATAACAGCTGAGTTTATTTCGGGGTCTCCTGTGGTTGTAAGGAGCTCCACTTTTGAGACAGACCCGTCAGGGGTTATCCATATTTTTACTTTTACAGAAGGTAAGGTTTCTGAAGTCGTTATTTTGGGAGGCTGAGGCTTATATATCACAGACCTTGAAGACCCAGTTCCACTTACAGCAGAGTCTATTTTAGATAAACTCTCTCCAAATGATATCTCTTGAGTAGAAGTTTCACTCTCTTTCTTATTGGTAGAGACAGACGGAAGCTGTCCCAGTAGTTTTAGATTCTCATCGTCTATCTTTAAAACGTCAGGATTTGAAGGTTTTAACTGCTGTTTATTTGTAGTCTGCTGATTACTTATTTCAGGTTGTCTGGATACAACAGGTTGTTTTTCTTTTACTTCCTGACTTTCTGGCTTATTAGTTATCTTTTTCTCAGAAGAAACTAACTTTTTCTCTTCTTTATTTTCGACAGGTTTTGGTTTGACTTGAACTTTTTCTTCTACAGTCTTTTTTATCTCTTCCTGTTCTATCTTTATTTCTATAGGTTGATTAAAAGAAAAGTCTAAAACTTTAATAGGAAGAAGCTGAAGAAGTATAAAGATAAGAAGATGGATTATCAAAGATACTTGAAAACCTATAATAAACAGTCTGTTTTCGTATAAACTCATTTTTTTATTTTACCAAACTCACAAAATTTTGATACAGGACATTTATCACACATAGGTTTAACAGGTTTACATATTGTCTGTCCAAAGGCAACTAAAACCCAATTTATATCTCTCCAGTACTTTTTCGGCGAAATTTCCATAAGTTTAAACTCTGTTTCCTCAGGAGTTTTTGTTTTAACTAACCCAAGTCTGTTTGATATTCTATGAACGTGTACATCTACACAAATGGCTGGTTTTCCATAACCTTCTGAAAGAACAAGATTTGCGGTCTTTCTTCCTACACCTTTTAAAGACAAAAGGTCTTCAAGGTTGTCTGGTACTTTACCTCCATACCTTTCAAGAATTATCTTAGATATTTCTTTTATCGTTTTAGCTTTATTTTTATAAAAACCTACAGGGTATATAAGCTTTGCAATTTCCTCTTCTGACAGCTTTACCATCTTTTCTGGTGTATCAGCAACCTTAAATAGCCTGTCTGATGCCAGAGCTGTCGTTTGGTCTTTCGTCCTTAGACTTAAAATTGTAGCTATCAACACTTTATAAGGATTATTCTCCGTTCTACCCATAAAAGCTACCACAGGAGCGTTCCAGTTTTTACTTTCTTTTTTCAATATGTTTAACACTTTAACAAAAGTTTTACCGTCCATAAAATCTCCTATGACAAAAATTAATGAAAAACAAAATTTAAGGTATATAATATTAACAAAAACCTAAAGGTGATGAAGATGGAATTTTTAACTCAAGAAGTAAAATTTGATTTAGATATGATAAAAAAATATGATAAACCTGCACCAAGATACACAAGTTATCCACCTGCAACAGAGTTTACTCACAATATAGACAAAAAAGAGTACGTTAAAAAGATAATTCAGTCAAATGAAAGAAAAACACCTTTATCTTTATACTTCCATATACCTTTCTGTGAAAATGCCTGCCACTTTTGTGGTTGCAACGTAATAATAACCAGAAGAAAAGAAGTTGTAAAACCTTACTTAGACCATCTTTATAAAGAAATGGACTTATACAAAAATCTTATAGATACAAACAACAGAAAGGTTGTTCAGCTTCATTGGGGTGGTGGAACGCCTAACTACTTATCAGACGAGGAAACAGTTGAGCTTTTTAACGAGATAAAAAAAAGATTCATAATAGACCCACAAGCAGAAGTAAGCATTGAGATAGATCCTCGCCACGTTGATAAAGACAGAATCTTCTTACTAAAAGAGATAGGTTTTAATAGAGTAAGTTTTGGTATTCAAGACTTTAACCCAAAAGTCCAAGAAGCTGTAAACAGAATACAACCTGAAGAAATGATATTTAACGTTATGTCTTGGTTAAAACACGCAGGGTTTGAAAGTGTAAACATAGACCTTATCTACGGACTTCCATACCAAACTTTAGAGACTTTTTCAGAAACAATAGAAAAGACCATTAAATTAAACCCAGATAGAATAGCAGTGTTTAACTTTGCATACGTCCCGTGGCTTAAAAGACTTCAAAGAAACATAGATGAAAAAACACTTCCACCACCAGAAGAAAAGCTAAAAATCCTTCAAATGACAATAGAAAAACTAACTAATGCTGGGTATGTATTTATAGGAATGGATCATTTTGCAAAACCAAACGATGAGCTTGCAATAGCCCAAAGGGAAAGAACTTTACATAGAAACTTTCAAGGTTATACAACAAAAGCCCAAGCGGAACTCTTTGGCTTTGGAGCAACTTCTATAAGCATGCTTTACGATGGTTATGTGCAAAACTACAAAGTTTTAAGGGATTACTACGAAACTATAGAGTCAGGAAACCTTCCAATAGAAAGAGGTGTATATCTCAACCAAGATGACATAATAAGAAGAGATGTTATAATGAAACTAATGTGCCACTTTAGACTTGTTAAATCAGAAATAAGTGAAAAATACAATATAAACTTTGATACATACTTTGAAACAGAGTTAAATCAGCTTCAAGATATGGAAAAAGATGGATTATTAAAGCTTTATCCAGACAGAATAGATATTACACCTATAGGAAGACTTTTAATAAGAAACATAGCTTCAACCTTTGACGTGTATCTTAGAAATAAAAAAGAGAGAAGATTTTCTAAAGCAATATGAGGATAAGATTTGAATTTAGAGTATAAGTTTTTATTTGCATACATTCTTATCCTAATCTCTGTTTACATTTCTTATAAAGAAAAAATAGGACTTGAGAAAGAGATACTGATAAACAGTATTAGAGCTTTTATTCAGCTACTTATATTAGGGTATGCTTTAATTTTTATTTTAAAGCTGTCTAACGTATTTGAACTTTTTGGGATTTTGTTTATTATGGTTATTTTTGCAGTTTACACAGCTGTAAAAAGGGTAAGCATATATGACGGAATTAAGATAGCTTTTTTATCTGTATTTTTATCATCATTTATAATAATTGGAACGCTAATTTTAACAGGTGTACTTAGCTTAAAAGCAAATGAGATAGTACCCATAGGTGGAATGATAATAGGAAACTCGTTAAATGCCTATACTCAAACTATAGAAAGATTTAGAAGTGATGTAAAAAATAACGTTGACCTTATAGAAAATCTTATAGCTCTTGGACTACCACTTAAAGAGGCTTTTAGATTTCAGATAAAAAACTCAATAAAAGCAGCTCTCATACCTATACTTAACAACCTGCAAACCTTAGGTATAATATGGATTCCTGGAATAACTGCTGGAATGGTTTTAGCAGGGGCAAACCCTATTCACGCAGTATTTTTCCAGCTTGTAATAATGTTTAGTATGGTTGCGGTGGCAGTTTTAACATCTTACTTTGCAACAAATTTAAGCTATAAAAAAATACTATGGTCTATTTAATTAAATTTTTCTATAATCTAATCTTATTTTTTGCAGTTATATTCTTTGTCCCTGTATGGTACTTTTTAAACGCTAAAAAAGGTTATAAGGTTGGACTTTTAGAAAGATTTGTTTTAAGGACAAAAAAATTAGATTATCAGCCAGTATGGATTCACTGTGCAAGTACTGGAGAGATAAATACAGCTCTACCTATCATAGAATATATAAAATCAAAAGAAAAGGTATTGCTTACAGTTTTCTCACCAAGAGCTTACAACTTTGCAGTCAACAACTTGAAAGATATTCCAGTAATGTTTTTACCTTTTGATTTTGGATTTTTAATAAAAAGATTTTTAAAAGTATACAACCCTAAACTACTGATAATAGAGGAAGCTGAATTCTGGTTTAACTTTATTTATCACACATCTAAAAAGATACCTGTTATATCAATAAATACAAAACTACCAAAAAAAGTAAACAGCATCTACTACAGAGAAACACTTAAAAGATTTTCTTTTTTTATAGTAAGGACTCAAGAAGATAAACAGCTCCTTAAAAGCATTGTAAAAGAGGATAAAATAGCTGTTTGTGGCAATCTTAAATTACTGTCTAAAGTTAATTTAAAACAAGTCAAATTAGATAAAAAAGATAAAAAAGTTATCTTAGCAGGAAGTACTCACCATCCAGAGGAAGAGATACTAATAAAGGTCTTTAAACAGATAAAAGAGATTTATCCAAACACATGCCTAATAATAGCTCCAAGACACATTGAAAGGGTAAACGATATTATACAGATTATTGAAAATCACAATCTATCATACAGTTTAAGGTCTAAAACTTACACATTAGACAGTGATGTGTATATTATGGATACACTGGGAGAACTGTCATCTTTGTATAAATACGGAGATGTTATCTTTGTGGGAGGAACTTTTTCAAAAGTAGGAGGACATAACATCTTTGAACCTATACTTACAGGTAAAAAAGTTATAATAGGAAAAAATTACTTTAAAATAAAAGACTTAGTCTTACAAGCTCAAAAAATGGGAGCTGTTGTAGTGGTAGAAGACCAAAATCAGTTAAAAAACGCTATTTTAGACCTTTTAAAAGACTCAAAGTTAAACGTTGATATTGAACAAATAAAAACAGATATTTATAACTGTTATAAGAAGGAGTTAGAGAAATGGATTTAGTAGAAAAGGCAAAAGAGTTTTACATAAGCGAGATTTCTGATTATAATTTTTACTCATTTTTAGCAGGTAAAACAAAAAATCCAGATTTAAAAGAAAATCTATTAAAAATAGCAAAAGCTGAAGAAAAACATTCAAACTTTTGGAAACACTTTATAACCTCAAGAGGTTATAGTTTACCTGAGATACCACAAGGTTATACAAAAAATAAATTCTGGCAGTTTTTTGCAACTATATTTAACCCTATCCTTTTAATATCTATCTTAGAGCAAGGAGAAAGCAATGCCTTAAAAGACTACTACACATTTTTAAAAGAAGCTGATTTAAACGATTATGAAAAAAATTCTTTAAAAAACATAATATTAGATGAAATAGAGCACGAGACATTTTTCTCAAAAGAGGCAGAAAAATTAGGACTTACAAACGTAAGAGATTTAATACTGGGAATGAACGATGGACTTGTTGAAATTTTAGGAACAGTATCGGGTCTTTCTGCAGTTTATCCAACAAATCCTTTTTTAGTAGGTATCAGCGGTTGTGTAGTAGGTGTAGCAGGAAGTTTATCTATGGGTATAGGAGCTTACATATCTGTAAGGTCTCAAAGACAGATAAGTGAAGCATTTAACGAAAGAAATAGAATAATAATGGACATTTTCCCAGAAAAAAGCTACGAAATCTTTGAAGAGAAGTTAAAAGAAAGCGAGATTCCTGATAACGTAGTTAAAGAAGTGATAGAAAAATTAAAAAAAGAAAATGTAAGTTTATCAAGTGTATTTCAAAAAGAAGTAGAAGAAAATGAGATAAAATCTGGATTTTTTACAGGTTTTTCTTATCTATTAGGTGTATTTTTTCCAGTTTTACCGTTTTTCTTATTTGGTAATTCTTTTACCGCCCTTGGTTTTTCTTTGATTTTTGCACTATTGATACTAAGTTTTGTAGCTTCTTTTGTAGCTATATTTTCTGGTATTTCTATTAAGAAAAAAATAACAGAGATGGTAGTTGCTGCTTCATTGGCAGCTGCAGCTTCTTTTTCTTTTGGTAAAATAGTCCAATACTTTTTTGGAATTGAGGTGTGATTATGCCATACAGTATGACAGGATTTGCTTTTGTTAAAAAAACATTTTCAAACTACGAGATAGCTGTAAGTGTAAAATCTTTAAACAGTAAAGGTTTTGATTTGTCTCTAAAAGGAGATAAAAATGTTGTAATGTACTTAGACTTAGATATTAGAAAACTTTTTCAAGAAAATTTTGAAAGAGGAACTTTTCAGGTAGTGATAAATATAACCTATCAAAGTCTATCCAGCGTTTTAGATGTAGAAAAATTAAAAACTATTCTCTCTCAAATAAAGGATTTAATAAACAATCTAAACTTAAACCTTACAGACGACAAAATATACGATATTTTAAGTTATCAATTAAACTCAAATAATTCTGAGGAACTACCAAATCAGTTAAAAGAGGACGTAATAAACACAGTAAAAGAAAGTATTTTACTTTTAAAACAAGAGAGAAAAAGAGAAGGAGACAAATTAATTTTAGATATAGAAAACCGATTAAACATAATAAAAGATTACACAGAAAAAATAGAAAGCGAAAAAGAAGTTATATTAGAAAAAGCAAAAGAAAAAGTTTATCAAAAAGTCAAACAACTACTTGGAGAAAATTACTCAGAAAGAACTTTTATAGAAGCTACACTACTTGCAGATAAAATGGATATTACAGAAGAAGTAATAAGGTTAAAAACTCACTTAGAAAGATTTTATCAGCTAATAAAGTTAGATGAACCTGTAGGCAGAAAGTTAGACTTTTTATGTCAAGAGATGCATAGAGAGATAAATACTCTTGGGAACAAAATGCCAGACTTTAGTAATTACACTGTTGAGATGAAAACTCAGCTGGAAAAAATTCGCCAGCAAGTTCAAAACATAGAGTAGTTATCCAGCTTTTATGTAAAGATAAGCCATTACTGCAAAAAGAATTACTGGTATAACTATTAGCACTACTTTTATGTTCCTTTCGTATAAACCGTATA
It includes:
- a CDS encoding VIT1/CCC1 transporter family protein — encoded protein: MDLVEKAKEFYISEISDYNFYSFLAGKTKNPDLKENLLKIAKAEEKHSNFWKHFITSRGYSLPEIPQGYTKNKFWQFFATIFNPILLISILEQGESNALKDYYTFLKEADLNDYEKNSLKNIILDEIEHETFFSKEAEKLGLTNVRDLILGMNDGLVEILGTVSGLSAVYPTNPFLVGISGCVVGVAGSLSMGIGAYISVRSQRQISEAFNERNRIIMDIFPEKSYEIFEEKLKESEIPDNVVKEVIEKLKKENVSLSSVFQKEVEENEIKSGFFTGFSYLLGVFFPVLPFFLFGNSFTALGFSLIFALLILSFVASFVAIFSGISIKKKITEMVVAASLAAAASFSFGKIVQYFFGIEV
- the hemN gene encoding oxygen-independent coproporphyrinogen III oxidase, translated to MEFLTQEVKFDLDMIKKYDKPAPRYTSYPPATEFTHNIDKKEYVKKIIQSNERKTPLSLYFHIPFCENACHFCGCNVIITRRKEVVKPYLDHLYKEMDLYKNLIDTNNRKVVQLHWGGGTPNYLSDEETVELFNEIKKRFIIDPQAEVSIEIDPRHVDKDRIFLLKEIGFNRVSFGIQDFNPKVQEAVNRIQPEEMIFNVMSWLKHAGFESVNIDLIYGLPYQTLETFSETIEKTIKLNPDRIAVFNFAYVPWLKRLQRNIDEKTLPPPEEKLKILQMTIEKLTNAGYVFIGMDHFAKPNDELAIAQRERTLHRNFQGYTTKAQAELFGFGATSISMLYDGYVQNYKVLRDYYETIESGNLPIERGVYLNQDDIIRRDVIMKLMCHFRLVKSEISEKYNINFDTYFETELNQLQDMEKDGLLKLYPDRIDITPIGRLLIRNIASTFDVYLRNKKERRFSKAI
- a CDS encoding YicC/YloC family endoribonuclease, whose amino-acid sequence is MPYSMTGFAFVKKTFSNYEIAVSVKSLNSKGFDLSLKGDKNVVMYLDLDIRKLFQENFERGTFQVVINITYQSLSSVLDVEKLKTILSQIKDLINNLNLNLTDDKIYDILSYQLNSNNSEELPNQLKEDVINTVKESILLLKQERKREGDKLILDIENRLNIIKDYTEKIESEKEVILEKAKEKVYQKVKQLLGENYSERTFIEATLLADKMDITEEVIRLKTHLERFYQLIKLDEPVGRKLDFLCQEMHREINTLGNKMPDFSNYTVEMKTQLEKIRQQVQNIE
- a CDS encoding 3-deoxy-D-manno-octulosonic acid transferase — its product is MVYLIKFFYNLILFFAVIFFVPVWYFLNAKKGYKVGLLERFVLRTKKLDYQPVWIHCASTGEINTALPIIEYIKSKEKVLLTVFSPRAYNFAVNNLKDIPVMFLPFDFGFLIKRFLKVYNPKLLIIEEAEFWFNFIYHTSKKIPVISINTKLPKKVNSIYYRETLKRFSFFIVRTQEDKQLLKSIVKEDKIAVCGNLKLLSKVNLKQVKLDKKDKKVILAGSTHHPEEEILIKVFKQIKEIYPNTCLIIAPRHIERVNDIIQIIENHNLSYSLRSKTYTLDSDVYIMDTLGELSSLYKYGDVIFVGGTFSKVGGHNIFEPILTGKKVIIGKNYFKIKDLVLQAQKMGAVVVVEDQNQLKNAILDLLKDSKLNVDIEQIKTDIYNCYKKELEKWI
- a CDS encoding endonuclease III domain-containing protein, yielding MDGKTFVKVLNILKKESKNWNAPVVAFMGRTENNPYKVLIATILSLRTKDQTTALASDRLFKVADTPEKMVKLSEEEIAKLIYPVGFYKNKAKTIKEISKIILERYGGKVPDNLEDLLSLKGVGRKTANLVLSEGYGKPAICVDVHVHRISNRLGLVKTKTPEETEFKLMEISPKKYWRDINWVLVAFGQTICKPVKPMCDKCPVSKFCEFGKIKK
- a CDS encoding energy transducer TonB, coding for MSLYENRLFIIGFQVSLIIHLLIFILLQLLPIKVLDFSFNQPIEIKIEQEEIKKTVEEKVQVKPKPVENKEEKKLVSSEKKITNKPESQEVKEKQPVVSRQPEISNQQTTNKQQLKPSNPDVLKIDDENLKLLGQLPSVSTNKKESETSTQEISFGESLSKIDSAVSGTGSSRSVIYKPQPPKITTSETLPSVKVKIWITPDGSVSKVELLTTTGDPEINSAVISYMKRWKFNKISSTELQWAIVTIKFNH
- a CDS encoding ABC transporter permease; translated protein: MNLEYKFLFAYILILISVYISYKEKIGLEKEILINSIRAFIQLLILGYALIFILKLSNVFELFGILFIMVIFAVYTAVKRVSIYDGIKIAFLSVFLSSFIIIGTLILTGVLSLKANEIVPIGGMIIGNSLNAYTQTIERFRSDVKNNVDLIENLIALGLPLKEAFRFQIKNSIKAALIPILNNLQTLGIIWIPGITAGMVLAGANPIHAVFFQLVIMFSMVAVAVLTSYFATNLSYKKILWSI